From Zhongshania aliphaticivorans, one genomic window encodes:
- a CDS encoding arylsulfatase, with translation MFTNTIRPRPKALLRYTVAAVLIAGLSTQVWATVAADHTSKRPNIVLILADDLGFTDSAPYGSEISTPALSELADNGIKFTNYHTAANCAPTRAMLLTGVDNHRAGVSNIPEMVPPELQSHPHYQGTLGNNIVTVATLLQDAGYHTYMVGKWHLGATPDLLPSSRGFERTIAMADSGADNWEQKPYLAIYEKANWFADGERYTLPDDFYSSRFIVDKTIEFIDSNINDGAPFFAYLPFQAVHMPVQAPQEFIDRYMGVYDTGWAALREQRLKRAVALGIVPQSTATTMMNTTKDWEQLSADQKRYEAKRMAVYAAMVEAMDFHIARLVAYLKQTGQYDNTIFIFASDNGSEATGPANAQAAALRFALRQQGYSNDYDTLGLKGSFNSLSPSFASASASPLAYYKFHTGEGGMRVPLIIAGQPIAAKRHISHAFSFVTDITPTILELTGVTPPQVKHGKLRYGGREVEAMIGRSLLPLIRGDVERHYGDADEDAVGYELAGHAALFLGDYKLVLNKPPVGDNQWHLYNIATDPGETTDLSGVDAPRLQRMLNLYQQYEKRNDIQAMPAGFVGARQVALNGLRDRFGAQIIIGIITLIILTSFYAIYRQNHYE, from the coding sequence ATGTTTACTAACACTATACGGCCCCGACCCAAGGCCTTGCTGCGCTATACCGTCGCTGCTGTACTTATCGCTGGACTCAGCACCCAAGTCTGGGCGACTGTGGCGGCCGATCACACGAGCAAACGGCCCAATATTGTCCTGATCTTGGCCGACGACTTAGGCTTTACCGACAGCGCGCCCTATGGCAGCGAAATAAGCACCCCGGCATTGTCTGAGCTCGCCGACAACGGCATTAAATTTACCAATTACCACACCGCCGCCAACTGCGCGCCGACACGCGCCATGCTCCTGACGGGTGTCGACAACCATCGCGCGGGCGTGTCCAATATTCCAGAGATGGTGCCCCCAGAACTACAAAGCCACCCCCACTACCAAGGCACCCTCGGCAATAATATTGTGACGGTGGCGACACTGCTTCAAGACGCGGGCTACCACACGTATATGGTGGGCAAATGGCATTTAGGCGCCACACCCGATCTGCTGCCCAGCAGTCGCGGCTTTGAACGCACCATCGCCATGGCCGACTCCGGCGCCGACAACTGGGAACAAAAGCCCTATTTAGCCATCTACGAAAAAGCCAATTGGTTTGCCGACGGCGAGCGCTACACCCTGCCAGACGACTTTTACTCTTCGCGCTTTATTGTCGACAAAACCATTGAGTTTATCGACAGTAATATTAATGACGGTGCGCCCTTTTTTGCCTACCTTCCTTTTCAAGCGGTACACATGCCGGTACAAGCCCCCCAAGAATTTATCGACCGCTATATGGGCGTATACGACACGGGCTGGGCAGCCCTGCGGGAACAGCGCCTAAAGCGCGCCGTTGCGCTCGGTATTGTGCCCCAGAGCACCGCAACCACAATGATGAATACCACCAAGGACTGGGAGCAGCTCAGCGCAGACCAAAAACGCTATGAAGCCAAACGCATGGCCGTTTACGCCGCCATGGTCGAAGCCATGGACTTCCACATCGCGCGCTTGGTGGCCTATTTAAAACAGACCGGCCAGTACGATAATACTATTTTTATCTTTGCCTCCGACAACGGCAGCGAGGCAACCGGCCCAGCCAATGCCCAAGCCGCAGCACTGCGCTTTGCGCTGCGCCAACAGGGGTATAGCAACGACTACGACACCCTCGGCCTCAAGGGCAGCTTTAATTCCCTGAGCCCCAGCTTTGCCAGTGCCTCGGCCTCGCCACTTGCCTATTACAAGTTTCACACTGGCGAGGGCGGCATGCGGGTGCCACTGATTATTGCCGGTCAACCCATTGCCGCCAAACGGCACATCAGCCATGCCTTTTCCTTTGTTACCGATATCACTCCGACTATTCTGGAGTTAACGGGGGTAACACCACCCCAAGTAAAGCATGGCAAGCTGCGCTATGGTGGCCGCGAAGTCGAAGCCATGATTGGTCGCAGTTTATTGCCGCTAATACGAGGCGACGTTGAGCGTCACTACGGTGACGCCGACGAAGACGCCGTGGGCTATGAACTGGCCGGGCACGCCGCGCTGTTTCTTGGCGACTATAAACTGGTGCTCAACAAGCCGCCGGTCGGTGACAACCAATGGCATTTGTACAATATTGCTACTGATCCCGGTGAAACCACCGACCTAAGTGGCGTTGACGCCCCACGCCTACAACGAATGCTTAATCTGTATCAACAGTACGAAAAGCGTAACGACATCCAAGCAATGCCTGCCGGTTTTGTCGGTGCCCGCCAAGTGGCCCTTAATGGTCTGCGCGACCGCTTTGGCGCCCAGATTATTATCGGCATTATCACCCTTATCATTCTGACGTCTTTCTACGCAATTTATCGGCAAAACCACTATGAGTGA
- a CDS encoding DUF1330 domain-containing protein, with product MSETLHVDSIEPSAEQLKALQAIDPEGPFHFVNFLAFKDEAEYPAEHKLAKAKLSGSDAYDKYGAVALAQIIQRGGRLITLNTVELEVIGSSGPWHRVATMEYPNIAAFLDMIADPVYQQALVHRDAGLKDTIVLVTRPQLKAPIG from the coding sequence ATGAGTGAAACCCTGCACGTCGACTCAATCGAGCCCAGCGCCGAACAGCTAAAAGCCCTGCAAGCTATTGACCCCGAAGGCCCATTTCACTTTGTGAATTTTCTGGCCTTTAAAGACGAGGCTGAATATCCGGCGGAGCATAAACTCGCAAAGGCTAAACTCAGCGGCAGCGACGCCTACGACAAATACGGCGCCGTCGCACTTGCGCAAATTATTCAACGCGGCGGAAGACTCATCACCCTAAATACAGTTGAACTCGAAGTGATTGGATCCTCTGGTCCTTGGCATCGCGTAGCCACCATGGAATACCCAAATATTGCGGCCTTTCTAGATATGATTGCAGACCCTGTCTACCAACAGGCCTTAGTTCATCGCGATGCGGGGCTCAAAGACACGATCGTCTTAGTGACACGGCCACAACTTAAAGCGCCCATTGGATAG
- a CDS encoding glutathione S-transferase family protein, with protein MIKVYGVHGSPFVRKVFIALDIKGIPYEVVQQMPFSRDAEYLKINPLGKVPALVDDDLILCDSKVICQYLEDAYPEVALYPKDPKERARAHWYEDLCAGRVAELASGIFFQRFMRPFVLKQEADEVLVAKIIARDLPPMLDYLESQIPADGFIFGDFMMADLSVISPFINAAYAGYQVDATRWPAVAGLIARVKEQPQVKAVLAKEAKALGLG; from the coding sequence ATGATTAAAGTTTATGGCGTACACGGCTCGCCCTTCGTGCGTAAAGTATTTATCGCGCTGGACATAAAGGGTATTCCCTATGAAGTCGTGCAGCAAATGCCCTTTTCCCGCGACGCCGAATATCTCAAAATCAACCCCCTCGGTAAAGTCCCCGCACTGGTCGACGACGACCTCATACTTTGCGACTCAAAAGTAATTTGCCAGTATTTAGAAGACGCCTACCCCGAGGTTGCACTCTACCCCAAAGATCCGAAAGAACGGGCACGGGCACACTGGTACGAAGACCTCTGCGCCGGTCGCGTCGCCGAGCTTGCCTCTGGTATATTCTTCCAGCGCTTTATGCGGCCCTTTGTCCTCAAGCAAGAAGCCGACGAAGTACTGGTCGCCAAAATCATCGCCCGCGACCTGCCGCCGATGCTCGATTATTTAGAATCGCAAATCCCCGCCGACGGTTTTATCTTTGGCGACTTCATGATGGCCGATCTTAGCGTCATCAGTCCTTTTATAAACGCCGCCTACGCTGGCTACCAAGTCGATGCCACGCGTTGGCCTGCAGTGGCCGGATTGATCGCAAGAGTGAAAGAGCAACCGCAGGTTAAAGCGGTATTGGCTAAAGAGGCTAAGGCCCTGGGATTAGGGTGA
- a CDS encoding SGNH/GDSL hydrolase family protein yields MTPKLPEPEGHRYGQLGQGKGLSLLIVGDSAAAGVGVDHQQQALSGRLVAALSKTSAVRWKLIAQSGDTSRQLLDRLHAMPQEEFDTAVVSIGVNDVTGLNRASAWAENVRLIVQLLTEKFGVRKVYLSCIPPMHLFPALPNPLRWWLGLRAKQFNVLMSAVAESERSSIYVAIPYSGDLAGIAADGFHPGAEAYTVWGDYVAELIQRDVDEQTG; encoded by the coding sequence GTGACACCTAAACTTCCGGAACCGGAGGGACATCGTTACGGGCAATTGGGACAGGGCAAAGGGCTGAGTCTACTCATTGTTGGCGACTCGGCGGCTGCGGGTGTTGGCGTTGACCATCAGCAGCAGGCACTGTCTGGTAGACTTGTCGCAGCGCTCAGCAAAACCAGTGCAGTGAGATGGAAACTTATTGCGCAATCCGGTGACACCTCTCGTCAATTACTGGACAGGCTCCATGCAATGCCTCAGGAAGAGTTTGATACCGCGGTGGTTTCTATTGGTGTAAACGATGTGACCGGGCTAAATAGGGCGAGCGCTTGGGCTGAAAATGTGCGGCTTATCGTTCAGCTGCTCACTGAAAAATTCGGTGTGCGTAAGGTCTATCTGTCTTGCATTCCACCTATGCATCTGTTCCCTGCGCTGCCAAATCCATTGCGTTGGTGGTTGGGTTTGCGAGCGAAGCAATTTAATGTGTTGATGAGCGCTGTGGCGGAAAGCGAGCGTTCGTCTATCTACGTGGCTATTCCGTATTCGGGTGATCTTGCTGGGATCGCGGCAGATGGCTTTCATCCAGGTGCTGAGGCTTACACGGTGTGGGGTGATTATGTTGCTGAGCTTATTCAACGGGACGTGGATGAACAAACCGGCTAA
- a CDS encoding sulfatase codes for MKKIIIASFIVIPAALGIAWLNRIDLMLALVKFQTARAYEVAPNRDIHWQQGPAQADAASQDRPPNVIVILADDLGINDISTYGGGLANGQVQTPNIDELAASGANFSQAYSGAGTCAPSRAMLLTGRYPTRTGFEFTPTPDGMGAMATMIASSHDNGLPPSIYNKAGADKIPSFDEQGLPSSEITLAEILRDRGYYTAHIGKWHLGRGKGFSPEEQGFEQSLLMHSGLYLPVDHPDVVNAKVDFDPIDQFLWAKMRYAAAFNDGGPVFEPKSYLTDYWTDESIKIIKANKNRPFFLYLAHWGAHTPLQATREDYEAVGDIKPHRARVYAAMVRAVDRSVGRILATLKEEGLSDNTIVVFSSDNGGAGYIGIPDINAPYRGWKLTMFEGGIRVPLFMRWPAHIARNTSIDTPAAHIDFLPTLVAAAQAKLPEDRIIDGANLLPLAMGEHTGEWARDTLFWQSGYYQVVRHKDWKLQVSENPKKQWLFDLSVDPTEQINLAAQQPDVVAELTAMLQEHQAGRTPVLYPYVAEIPVAIDKTLDEPVTPSDETLYWPN; via the coding sequence ATGAAAAAAATAATAATTGCCTCCTTTATCGTGATTCCCGCCGCATTGGGCATCGCATGGCTGAACCGAATCGACCTTATGTTGGCCTTGGTGAAGTTCCAGACCGCCAGAGCTTATGAGGTTGCGCCCAACCGCGACATACACTGGCAGCAGGGGCCAGCGCAGGCAGACGCGGCGAGCCAAGATCGTCCGCCCAATGTCATTGTGATTTTGGCCGATGACCTAGGTATTAACGACATATCTACCTATGGCGGCGGTCTGGCCAATGGCCAGGTGCAAACCCCCAATATTGATGAGCTGGCCGCCAGTGGCGCTAACTTTAGCCAGGCCTATTCCGGCGCAGGGACCTGCGCGCCGTCGCGGGCCATGCTCTTAACCGGCCGCTACCCAACACGTACCGGATTTGAATTTACGCCGACACCAGACGGTATGGGGGCAATGGCAACCATGATTGCCTCGTCCCATGATAACGGCCTGCCGCCGAGCATTTACAATAAAGCCGGTGCGGACAAAATCCCATCCTTTGACGAGCAAGGTCTGCCGAGTTCTGAAATTACCCTTGCCGAAATCCTGCGCGATCGCGGTTACTACACCGCTCATATTGGTAAATGGCATCTGGGTCGAGGCAAAGGTTTTAGCCCAGAAGAGCAGGGCTTTGAGCAAAGTTTATTAATGCACAGCGGCTTGTATCTGCCGGTTGACCATCCTGATGTGGTCAATGCCAAAGTTGACTTTGATCCAATCGACCAATTTCTGTGGGCAAAAATGCGCTACGCTGCCGCCTTTAATGATGGCGGTCCGGTCTTTGAACCTAAGAGCTACCTTACTGATTACTGGACCGATGAATCGATAAAAATCATTAAAGCCAATAAAAATCGTCCCTTCTTTCTCTACCTCGCTCATTGGGGTGCGCACACACCTTTGCAGGCAACTCGGGAAGACTATGAAGCCGTTGGCGACATTAAGCCTCACCGGGCAAGGGTATACGCCGCCATGGTACGGGCAGTAGACCGCAGTGTTGGCCGTATTTTAGCAACGCTGAAAGAAGAAGGCCTTTCTGACAATACCATTGTGGTGTTCTCCAGCGACAACGGCGGCGCTGGCTACATCGGCATACCAGATATTAATGCCCCGTATCGGGGGTGGAAACTCACCATGTTTGAAGGCGGTATTCGCGTACCCTTATTTATGCGCTGGCCAGCACATATAGCGCGAAACACCAGCATCGACACACCTGCCGCCCATATCGATTTTCTGCCAACCTTGGTCGCTGCCGCCCAAGCTAAGCTACCGGAAGATCGAATCATCGACGGCGCAAATTTATTGCCACTGGCAATGGGCGAGCATACCGGGGAGTGGGCTAGAGACACCTTGTTTTGGCAAAGCGGTTACTACCAAGTCGTTCGTCACAAAGACTGGAAACTGCAAGTATCTGAGAACCCGAAAAAACAGTGGCTTTTCGACTTGTCCGTAGACCCCACCGAGCAAATTAATTTAGCCGCTCAGCAGCCAGACGTCGTGGCTGAGCTCACCGCGATGCTGCAAGAACATCAAGCCGGTAGAACTCCAGTCCTTTACCCCTATGTTGCTGAGATACCGGTGGCGATTGATAAGACCTTGGATGAGCCTGTAACGCCGAGCGATGAGACGCTTTATTGGCCGAATTGA